One part of the Phoenix dactylifera cultivar Barhee BC4 unplaced genomic scaffold, palm_55x_up_171113_PBpolish2nd_filt_p 000257F, whole genome shotgun sequence genome encodes these proteins:
- the LOC103696470 gene encoding WRKY transcription factor 22-like — protein sequence MDVDNWDLEAVVRGCRFKRPSTTTPSTAAMTGPFSSFPPLVLKEEQVDGEKDLLFGLPDITDTETALRGLEDLCKPFFHKPHQQPLQQQSLLFPQQSRPSSSPDVADPYQTQQQQPSPRQRPLANTPRSKRRKDQQKRVVCHVPADGLSSDMWAWRKYGQKPIKGSPYPRGYYRCSSSRGCLARKQVERSQIDPAMLVVTYTAEHNHPLPTHRNSLAGSTRQKLPPPPAPATTLPSTSVGGLNGDRMPPSSPPSSYVEEEHLRQRKGEEEEDEEEDEVLTVADIQMVGEEDVVFLEFEQGGGRRGAAKLPAISGFYADEGGFAEHFFASTWMANGDAAAAAWGS from the exons ATGGACGTCGACAACTGGGATCTGGAGGCAGTCGTGAGGGGCTGCCGCTTCAAAAGACCATCAACGACGACCCCATCGACGGCGGCCATGACAGGTCCCTTCTCTTCCTTCCCTCCTCTGGTCCTAAAGGAGGAGCAAGTAGACGGAGAAAAAGACCTCCTTTTCGGCTTGCCTGACATCACGGACACGGAAACAGCTCTCCGTGGGCTGGAAGATCTGTGCAAGCCCTTCTTCCACAAACCCCATCAGCAGCCCTTGCAGCAGCAATCCCTGCTCTTCCCACAGCAGAGTAGACCATCCTCCTCCCCTGACGTGGCCGATCCTTATCAAACCCAACAACAACAGCCAAGTCCGCGTCAACGGCCATTAGCTAACACCCCTCGTTCCAAAAGAAG GAAGGACCAGCAAAAAAGGGTGGTCTGCCATGTCCCCGCCGACGGCCTCTCTTCCGACATGTGGGCTTGGCGCAAATACGGCCAGAAACCCATCAAAGGCTCCCCATATCCACG GGGATATTACAGGTGCAGCAGCTCAAGAGGGTGCTTGGCGAGGAAGCAGGTGGAAAGGAGCCAGATCGACCCAGCGATGCTCGTCGTCACCTACACCGCCGAGCACAACCACCCCCTTCCCACCCACCGCAACTCCCTCGCCGGAAGCACCCGCCAGAAGCTCCCCCCTCCCCCAGCGCCCGCCACCACCCTCCCCTCCACCTCAGTCGGCGGTCTAAACGGCGATCGGATGCCGCCCTCCAGCCCACCGTCATCGTACGTGGAGGAAGAGCACCTCCGGCAGCGGAAGggcgaggaggaggaagacgaggaggaagatgaggtgttgACCGTGGCAGACATACAGATGGTGGGGGAGGAGGACGTTGTCTTCTTGGAGTTTGAACAGGGTGGTGGGAGGAGGGGCGCCGCCAAGTTGCCGGCCATCTCGGGCTTCTACGCTGACGAAGGTGGCTTCGCGGAGCATTTCTTTGCTTCCACTTGGATGGCAAACGGCGACGCAGCGGCGGCAGCTTGGGGGAGTTAG